In Fulvia fulva chromosome 8, complete sequence, the DNA window CATACATCCGACGACGATAAGCCTGCGGGGGAAGGCCTAGAGGTCAACATCTCCATGAAGATAGAACTACCTGAGCATGATGGAAATGGCAAGAACGATTACGACCACTTCCACTTCCACACTTAAGGCAGCGTCCGGCTTCAGCACGCAGGAACGCAAACCCTCATCCTCGTCCCTCAACCCAGCAATGATCCTAACGATCCCCTCAACTGGTAAGACTACATACCCACCACCTCATCCCGTCACTCACCACTCCTCCCCATCCCACCACTGACTGACTCCACCTGCACCATCCAGGCCCAAACCCTACCGCACCTACATCGCCGCGCTCCTCTGTTTCGCCATGACAACGTGCAACTTCCTCGGCGCCGGGTCTAGCGTCGCTATCGTAGAAACCACCTATTCCTTCTTCGGCGGCGACGAAGACGCCTTGGGGGAGGAGGACTTCACGGCGAATCTCTCCAGGACGGCCTACCTCTTCACCACCACGGCTCTGATGCAGGGGCTCGGCAACCTGATCTGGATGCCTCTGATCGTAAAGTACGGTCGGCGACCGGTATACGTCGTCTCCTTCGCAATGTACACAGCTACAGCGATCTGGGCCGGGGCAGCGAGGAGTTATTCTCATGCGCTAGTTGCGAGGATCATGATGAGCTTTGCGGCGGGGAGTGGGGAGTGTCTTGCACCCTTGACGATTTCTGAGATTCTCTTCCTGCATGAGCGTGGGACTGTTATGGCGTGGTATACCGCGTCCCTGAATTTCGGGGGTGTCGATTGGGACTATTGTCGCCGGGCTGATGACGATCCATCACAGCTGGCGCTACATTTACTGGGTAGCTACGGCTTTCATCGGGAAGCTTACAATCGTCGTCTTCTTCACCTTGTCCGAGACCTCCTATAACCGGCGCCGACCCCTCCCATCGGCGGATTCAATTTTCAAATCCCAAGAAGCTGACCCGGCGCACACCCACGCCATACCCGCGAAACATTCCTATGCGGCCATGCCCACAGCCTCAGGCTCTAACACGGCACCCTCACAACCGAATCCCTCTGGACCCTCTTCCGCCGCCCCTTCCTCCTACTCCTACTCCCACCCGTCCTCTGCACCACATTAGTAATGTCCGTAACCATCGGCTTCACCGTCGCCATCACCTCCAACTTCGCCACCGCCTTCTCAGAGCTCTACGCCTTCTCCACCTGGCAATCGGGCCTCTGCTTCACTGCCAGCCTGATCGGCTCAGGTTTCGGGATCTTCTTTAATGGGCGCTTCTCCGAGCGGGTTGCGGATTACTTCACCAAAAGGAATAGCGGGATCAGGGAGCCTGAGTTCAGACTTCCCGCGATTAGCATAGGATTAGTTACTGCGCCGTTGGCGCTGATTCTGCTCGGGGCAGAGATTGAGCAGAGCTGGCATTGGGTCGTGCCGACTGTGGGGTTGGGTTGGGGCTGCTGAATTTCAGTATTGCGCAAGCGACGAATGTGTCGCTTGTGTATGTGGTGGATGCATACAGGCCTTTCGCTGGGGGGACGGTCGTGACGCAGCTCGCATTCAAGTGTGAGTGGTATTGACACTCGCGTGTCTTCATTTCATGACAGCAGCTAACGGATGAATCTAGCTTCTTTCGGCTTCTTACTGTCGTTCTATACAAATCCATGGATCGCGAAATCAGGGTATCAAAGCGCATTCGGAGTCATGGCAGCCATTGCTGCCGCTGTGTTGGTTTTGTGGATTCCGTTCTTCGTTTACGGCCAGCGGATCAGACATTCTGGTCTGCAGTGGTCGGTTATGCGGAATGCCGTGCAACGGAGCGCTGATCGCGAGAATGGCGAATGAAGCAGTCGAGGCGACTTTCAGACAGCGGATGCAGCCTCTCCAAGATCACGCATCAGCTGTATGAGGTTTTCGACCATTGCTGGCCTCTGTGGTCCGGCCACTGGTGTACTCTGCCGCGCAGTCGACATCGGCGGCTGACTGGACGGCGTAAGCGCATGCATCACCACTTCCATAACGATCTTTGGATCATCCAACGGCACAGTATCCGGTCTCCCATGCGCAGGCTCCTGAGCAGGCCCACGCGCAGCCACAACGCCAATGATGGACGAAGCACTCTGCCCATGACCAGGAACTCTCGCTTTGGCCTCCTCCGACCATGGCGGGATAGCCGAAATCACAGCTCGACCTTTATTCATTGCGATGAAACGGTGTCGTTCAATCGCAGAGAGCTCTTCGTCGTCGCCATCGATTCGAACTGGTGCACCGTCGTAGTCGAGAACAGGCGTGTGGTGTGTGGGATGTCCGTGTTGCACGCTGCTGTAGTTTTGCTCGAGGTAGATCGCTCTGGATAGTAGGCCATATGCCCAGAGTGCTAGCTCGGCGTGATACGGCGCCACAGCGTTGAAGTCGCGCAGCCAAGGTACGTCTGGCGTAGGCGAGTGAGCTGCGTTTGGGCTTCGTCCAGCGGGCCGACGTGCAGCTCGCACCACCTGACCCGCATGCCACATCGCCTCTCGACACTCCGGAGATCGATACCACTGCTTTAGCGAAGGATACACTCTCCGCGCCTCATCCTCGCCTTCCTTGCCTGCGAGCAATTGCAGATCTTCGAACGCAACGCATAAGTTCATGCGTAAAAGCTGCGAGAACATGTGGACTTCCTTTGGCACGAAGACGTTCCACTGCTCGATCACGACGTAGAACGAGTCTAGTAGACGCCGTAGCTCCTCACGCTTGGAAGATGCCAACATTGTGCCAGCCCATTGCATCTGCCCTGAAGTCTGCGCCTTTGTTGGCGGAGCTGAGCTGAGTGTACTCCCACGCCAGGCACCAGTGACTCATTAGGACGAGGTAAAGCGAGAGCTCGAGGTCGATCTTGCCACGCGCGCTGCCCATAGTTTGCGGACCGGACATTCTTGAGACAAAAGTCGGTAGTGGTGCTCCCAGACCATGAGCGAAGTACTGATCGCGCCATTCCTCCGCCGTCCGCGCCCGCCAGAGTGCTTGAGGTGCTGGAAGCTCCAGCCTGATTTCGGCGTATGATGATAGCGGTGGTGTCTGGAAGCCACTCGAAACCTGCACGCTGTACAGAAAGACGTGATATGCCAGACGTTTGAAAGACTCGGCTTCGATCCAATTGCGCCACTTCTGCTGCAGGGCTGCACCAGTATCTTCTCGAGAAGGGCCCGACGCAGTCCCTCGAGATCTACGAAAGCCGCCAGAACGGCGAATCATGGTTACAGGAGGCATCGCGGCACACTCTGCTAGTTCCATAGTGCGCTTGTTGCCGCTCCATGTGCCTACGTGGAGACAGGTTGCATAGGCTTGGAGTGCTTGGAGACTGCGCGTCATGCTGTGATCCCGCTCAAACATGTCAGGCAAGGACAGGCGTCCCTTCTCTTGAAGGGCGTATCCGAACTTCTGGGCGTGACTCGACGTGCTAAGCACAGCACCTTGGGCGATCACCAGGGTGAGTAGCTCCGGTATGACGTGTGCGGGCTGGAAAGTTGGAACATGGATCCAACTGTCGATGCTGTGCTCCATCGTCAAGAGCGAGTCGTCTAGGAAGATGTCCAAAACTCTGGTGCCAGGAAATAGTGACACAATGCGTTGGAAGTTGACTTTCTCTCACCCTGAGAGTAGCAGCGCCACTATCCTGTCCCTATCTGAACGATGCAGAGGCTGTGTAAGAGCTGGTTGTTGAGGGCGTGGCGCTGTTCGATTCCGGTGGCCGTCCACAAGAACAGAAGTCAAAGCATTATCGTTGTCGCCCCGTTCCTTGTTCGGTACCCACTTCCAGGCCGATCGACTGTACGCTTGTGATCCGAGGTTTATACTATCATCGATAGAAGGTGTGCTCATATCTGAAGTGGTGGTGGGCTTGTCCATGTTTGACGGCATGAGCGCCGGGTCCAGCCAGCCGTCCCAGCTCCCAGCAAGCACGGTATCCAGATCGTTGAAGTCCATGCTCAGGTCCTGACTGAAGTCCATCAGATCGCGGGGCACGGAATTCCCGTTCCATGTCGTCTCCGTCCGAGGATGAGGATGGTTCGGCGTGTGTGCAGACTGTCCAGGGTGAAGCACATTGTGCAAGAAATCTGTCAGTGAAGGGTCCTCCAGCATCTGCTCGGGTTGGCCAACGCTTGGCACTGATGGTTGCTGCATGGGTGTCACGCCGTGAGATCTAGGCGGCGTCGGTACGTAGCCTGCACTCTGTCTGCTATCGGCCAGGTACGAGCGAGAATCTGAGTGCGCTCCATAGGACCCCGTGGGAGAGACGTGATCTTCGGCTTGAGCGACCGCATGTCCCGAGCCAGAGTCCACGCGACACTCGAGGCCTTTGGTCTTGCATCGCTTGCAAGGCTTCTCTTGGTCGCACTTCACTTTGATAGTGGCACACTGCGTGCAAGCTTGTGACGCTCGAATCTTCCGCTTCTTGCCTGAGGTCTCGGTGCTTGTATGAAGAGTCGCATGCCGCTTCAGAAGGTCCCCGCACCTCGCGTTAGCTACAGCCTCCGCTAATCTCATGGCGCAACGAAGGTGTAGACGATGGCGAGGAGCATGTCGAGGAGACACTGCTACTGTTGCAATCGCCTCTCGTGGTCAGGAAGCATGCCGAATGCCGCATACGACCGAACGAGCCGGAGCACTGCAGACGGTGGTGCACACGAGATCTCGTGTTGTCACAGTCAAGAGATGTCCTTACGCTCTCGCGAATGTCTTGCCACATTCCAGGCACTTGAACGGCTTCTCAGTGGTATCTGCACCACACCAAAATATCAGTCATCACTCACTCAAACAAACAAACAAACATCAACTATGCAGCAGCTATGTTCAAGCTCGACTCACGGCTCCGGAAATGTCGCGCCAGGTGGTCGATGCGACCATACGTCTTCTGGCAAACATTACAGACGAAAGGATTCGCGCCGTTTCCCGCTGCTGAGGGCGTCGCAGGAGGATCACTGCCATTGCCATCGAGGAGGCTGGCCATTGAGTTACTGTCGTTGGCAGCCGCTGCAACGTGCGCGAGTGCTCTGGTACAGTGACTCTGGTTGTACGGCACGGCAGGCACGGCAGGCACGGCAGGCACGGCAGAGGTGGACCACGAAGTTACATGTACGAGGTATGTGTGGGCGGACTCGATGTTTTGTGGGGTAGCGGGTAGCGCAATAATGCTGACGAAGGCGCTTTAACCCGAGGCTCTTCTTGGCCCAGTCCACAATATCCACAGCATCGACGGTGCGCAACTCCACTTATTCATCGGTATCCGTCATGTCAGCGATCGCTTCCGCGACGTGAGCGGCCACATCCTCTTCATCATCAAGATATCGCACATCGAGACCGGGTAAACAAAAGAGGTCGTCCGTCCTCTTCATCGGCGCGACACGTTGGCGACTGGCTTCAGCAGCCTTGCAGCCCCCAATAGAAGCACGAAACTCCGGCTTGTACTTTTGCGTGCGTTCTGCAAGCTCTTCGAATGTGATAAGCTCACCGCCATGGCCTACGCAAGGCAGTTGCGTCACGTCTTGAAGCTCGCCGTTAAACGGGAGCATCTGATGCAGAGGCTGGAGATGTCTCGTAGGATCAGCCTCTACGTGCTCCGCAGGGACAGGGGGCTCGGCATTCAGGACGTATGGCTCCTCCTCCGGAAGCTCAGACTTCTTGAAAGCCTCTGTCGCTTCCTTGTCGTCTGCTGGAGGTCGTGCATACTCTTCTGGGACTTGGGCCAACTCGTTGTGGATCGTGACAAAGCTGGCGGCGGGATGCAGCATTGTCCAGCCTCGTGCCCTCATCAACTCAAGTAGGTACTCAATCCACGCGGGTTCGGCCTCAGATGCCAGCTTCCTCGTCTTTTTGCCGGTCTTCTGGCTGTGGGATGCTGGGGTGCGTTTGGCCAGAAAGTCGTGAAATTCAAGCCACTTGTCGCCGATTATCAAGCTCGCAGTGGACGACGCGGCTTGGTAGAGGAATGGAGACGGAGCGTCAGAGTCGACAGTATCATCGTACTTGCTATAGGTCATGTTCGCGATCGTCGGTGGGACGAAGCCTGGCTTGCCATCGAGGAACAAGGAAGGTACGTCAAGCGAGAAGCCGAGCAGATCCTCGGAGCCAGGTGAGCCCCATGCTGTGTGGTGATATTCCAGGATGAGATAGTGTAGGTACTGAAGATACAATGGACTGACCTCTGCCTGCGGAGACAACACCAGAACATGCGATTGCTGACCATTGCTAGGATAGAAAGACTCCACGAACCGAATAGAGGCCTGCTCTGAGCTAGTACGTGAAGATGGAATGCGATGGCGCAGTGTAAGTTGGCTTGACTCTTCGAATGTCCTTCCAGGTGGCCAGTTAAAGCCAGCCAGATAGTTGCCCAAGAAATGCTCGACCTTGGAAGGGAGCTCGATTGTCAACCTCGGAATGTGAAGGCCGTTGTAGTCGGCGTTGTACAAGCTCTGCAAGAGGCGGATCAGACGACCAGACCTGTCGTTGGGGGCATGAATCAGAATCTCGATACTGGGTATGTGCCACGCGCTCAAGCTGGCAGCATCCAATCTGGTCAGCCACATGAACTGTTCGTAGCGGCCAGAGGGTATCTCGATCAACGCTTTGCCAATATTCTTCGCCGCAGTCTTGATGGCTCTAGAAAAGTACGCATCCTCTTGGCGAGCAGAATCGACAATGATGGCCTGTGGGTGCATGAAGTCCTGGATGTGCTTCATGGCACCCTTGACTGAAGCTTCTACGCGAGCATCACTGCTGTACTCGGCGTAGTCACTGCGCGCATCATGCCAATACACCGGGCAGTCCTCCTCATCGATGCCGTTGATTGACAGTATATCGTCCATTGGTATCGTACTTCTGCCAAACAGTGCAACGTGGGCATGGCTCCGATCGGCCCTTGCCATCTCACACGCCATTGGTACCAAATTAGCCAAGCTCTTCGTCGAGGATGCGGCGAACAGGATGTTGCGATTCTGCGCCAAGGAGCCCATCGTCCTCGAGATCTTGTGCAAGCTCACGGCCAGCTTGTAGTACCTGACGATGCCATTGTAGTAGTGCTTATCGGAAGCATCCTCGATCGACTTATCGCGCGGAGGAGGTCCACTAGGCTCCTCGTGGGCCACCGACTTGTAGGGATCGTATGCCGCCGTGTATCGTGTGTCGCGGGTACCATCTGGAGTATATCTCCCGGACTGCAGGCCAGCTTGCCGGTTGATCTCAGCAAGATCGGTAGGGAGGTTCTGTATGAAGAGGTATATCACTGCGATCAGCGCAATGCCCGCAAACAGCCGCCTCTTTCTCCATCTCCAGGGCAATATGGTCGATATGCAGGCGGAACGTGATCGGGCAGGTGTGAAGTCGTCATCGCGCTTTCCCAGCTCTTCATCTTTGGTGAGCAGACGGGCGCGGGCTGGTATGCCGCGCTCCAAGGACATTGGCGGGCGAGGGCGTGCAACTTGATGGAGGATGCCTCCGACCATTGGCGTTAATGCAGCATAGCCTTATGTCACCCGCATGGACGATACTGCAGTGTTTCATGTTGCTCATATCCCCATGCATCAGCGTTCGCGTCCACGGTCCCGCGTGCCACTGGCCCACTGCCACGTTGAGACTTTCATCTCCCACAACACACCACCAACAACAATCTCCCGACCTGATGAAGCATCGCCATCGACGAGGCTGCACTGATCTGGCGTACACATGCTGCAGTGCATTGAGCTGCTCTATCATGCCTCCAGCTACTCATCGAGGGCGAGGGCGCAGAGCTGCGACACGACAGCCACCACGAACACAACGGCCGAGTTGTGTCCAAGACCACGGCAGACGTCTATCACGACTGCACTCCCGCTCCCGCATTGTAGGCCACGCATTGCTAGCATAACGTACCCTTCACACTGCCGAGGAGCTGCGTCTACAAGCTTTGCAACACCGACTTCCCCTTCGTTGTTCAGCCTGCCTGAGGATTTCCGTCTCGGTCTGCGCTTCGTTGACGGAGGATACAACCTGTTCGCCATCGCTACTTCCTGGTCTAGGGAAAGTCGTATGCTCAGACGATCTGAACGAGGTCGCTGTTCCCACGGCACATTCGAATGGACAGCATTGGTGTGTGTGGTGACACGACCTCATCAGGCGCGCCTTCCGCCTGGCGAGTCAACACGTCGATGAACGTTCTTTACAACTTGCGACTCTACACGATGTGTGTCTGGATCGCGAAGGAGCCCATTGCCATCTGTCCTCTGCTGATCTAACATCCGGTGGCGGCCATCCGAAGACTTTTGCGGTCCCGTGAGCTACCACCATGACGATTGAGCCGACTTGCCGAACACATCTCGGCTGCCCTATGCGGCTGTCGTCTACTGCACTTTGTCGAGCATTGTTGTGCACCACTGTCCACCTCGGAGGGCCTCCACTTTCTCCGGGATACAGAAGCGCCTTCGGGCCCCGGGTCGAGTCTTGTAAGTGGAGAAGAATACTCTAGGTAGCGCCATAGTCTTATGGACTGGTGGGCCGCGCTGGCGAGTCTATCTTGATATACATGTTCTTGCCGTTACCCTCTTGTAGGTAATTCCACCTATTCCTGATCTCTTACCCATCACACACTTGGTCTCTCTCCGCTGCGGCCTTGTCAGCATGAAGAATACTCATGCTGCAGATTCGGGTGCGAATGGTACAAACCCCAGCAATGGCTCTCTCGGACCACACGACAATGGCGTTACAACTGGCCTACAGGGACTGGGCAAAGAACAGCCACTGACAATCTTGATTGTGGGTGCTGGAATAGGCGGCCTGACCGCAGGCATCGCACTCCGACAAGCTGGTCACATCGTCAAGATCTTCGAGTCATCAGGTTTCGCGTCAGAGACCGGCGCAGCGATACATTTGCCACCCAACACAAATGGCATAATGCGTCGATTGGGAATAATCGCCCAAGACTTCGGATCAAATCCAATGTGCATGATGAAAGAAAGTGACGGCCAAGGCAACGTGATCCGAGGCATGGACATGAGGAAGATGAACAAGATCTGGCAGCATGCTTGGCTCCTGGCTCATCGTATACACCTTCATGACGCTCTGAAGCGAATGGCCATCTCAGAGGCTGGTGAAGGCAGGCCATGCGAACTACACACTCGCAGCAGAGTGCAGAATGTTGACGAGGTCAATGGCGTGATCACGTTTGAGCATGGAGGGACAGCAACGGGAGGCGTGGTGATTGGTGCTGATGGCGTTCATTCCATCGCACGAAACAGCATTGACCCTGATACCAAGCCTTTTGGGTCTGGCAAAAGTGCTTTTCGATTTCTGATACCGAAAGAGACGATCAAGAACGACCCAATCACGTCTCACTTAGTCGACGAAGACGGTGAGCTCAAGATCTGGTATGAAGACGATCGCCGCATCGTGATGTATCCAACCTCGAACAACACTATCCTCAACTTCGTGTGTATCCACCCATCCTCCGAATCAGACGCGAGCGCAGACTGGAACCAAGACGCCAGCTTGCAGACACTGCTCAAAGTCCACTCAACCTGCGACAAGTCCCTCCAAGCAATGCTCGCGAAAGCCGAGCCATCAACCATCAAAGCCTGGGTCCTGCTCGACATGGACGAAATCCCAGTCTGAAACAAAGGTCGCCTCGCCCTAATCGGTGACGCAGCCCACCCCTTCCTCCCTCACCAAGGTCAAGGCGCCGGCGCCGCAATCGAAGACGCCGCATCCATAGCAGTTGTTCTTCCCCTCGGCACCACTCCCTCCCAAGTACCCGCCCGCCTTTCCCTTTACGATACAATCCGTCACGAACGCGCCACCAAAATCCAGACCATCTCCCGCATCATCGGCGGCGACAATCTCCAGAAGAAGAAAGAACTGGACATGTTCGGATTCACCAACTACAACTTCGGCCACGACGAATTCGACCATTCCGCCCAGAAGTTCCGCGAGTATCAATGGTCTCTCGTCGAGAAGAAATACTCCCGCATGCCCCTCGCCTTCGGCCCCATGCCTGGTCCCCGTCAAGATCACTACGGTAATCCGCGAAGCGGCGCGTACTCGACTTTCACCACAGCTTCAATCCAGTTCAAGACTTCCGCCACCTTGCTTCGAACTCTCTTGCCACCCGGTCGAGAAGGGTATAAATTCTCCGCACCTGGGACCGTCGCCTACGCCTCCTTCTCCTGCACGACGCTCAACAATATGGCCTGGCTGGGCGGTGGTGGATACAACCACATCGGGCTTTACATTCACGGCGTTGAGTACACGTCACCGAGTAGTGGGGAAACGTACAAAGGCGCGTACATGCCTATCCTGTTTGAGAACCTTGTAGATCCGATCGTGAGTGGGAGGGAGGAGTTAGGAATGCCGAAGCTATACTCCTCGATCGATATCGCGCGGAGATCGGGATCGTACCATATCCGGACGGGGTGGCAAGGAGTCAACTGGGGGACTCTCTCCCTCACGGGTCTTACCGAAGCTACGACCGCCACTCCGACCTCGATGACTGGCTCCAACGACGAAGGGATTCTCGTGCATCGATATATCCCTGCTGTGGGGAAGGAGATGAAGGGAGAGGCAGAGGCGGATTATGCCGTTTTTGATAAATTTTCGGACGCTGTCCCGCAGGCGAAAGTCACGAGAACCTTGATCGCGAAGGATGCGAAATTCTCCATTGATGGGATGAGTTGGGACGAGCTGCCGACTTTACACCACGTCATTGAGAGGTTGGCGGAGTTGCCCGTGTACGAAATTGTGGGTGCGAAGGTCGCAGAAGGAACGGGCGTGAGCGATGTAAGCAGTGCGAAGCCTTGCTGAGCGTGTACATTGGACAATCAGAAGCCATTCTAGGCTCATATGCATCTTGGCAGCCACCCTCAGCTCTACGACTCACCCTGCAGCGGCACAGCTGTCGTCTCTGCATGACTAAATTCCCTCCTCCCAATTCTCATAATCTTGAGCTGCGACTTGCAATTAGGATCCGGACAAGCCACAATGGCATCCGTCGACATCCAGTCGTTCGCGTGCGTTTGTCGTTGCTTTGCGGCGAGGAGTGGCAGTACAGCAGCTAAGCAGATCAGCCACGATCCGCCACGGTCGGTAGACCGTTGTTGTCTAGTCTGAACTCACACAAGCTGTATATACTAAACCCCTGTCCCTCAGGAAGATACAGCATCTCACCACGAAGCACGAAATAATCGCCATCCTTGGCGCCACAGTATATCTTCTCGCCTGGAGGGCATATCATCTCGACTTGCAGATCGTAGAGCTCGAAAGAG includes these proteins:
- a CDS encoding MFS transporter cpaT produces the protein MSVTIGFTVAITSNFATAFSELYAFSTWQSGLCFTASLIGSGFGIFFNGRFSERVADYFTKRNSGIREPEFRLPAISIGLVTAPLALILLGAEIEQSWHWVVPTVGLGWGC
- a CDS encoding Transcription factor PfmaH; translation: MASLLDGNGSDPPATPSAAGNGANPFVCNVCQKTYGRIDHLARHFRSHTTEKPFKCLECGKTFARACGDLLKRHATLHTSTETSGKKRKIRASQACTQCATIKRCKTKGLECRVDSGSGHAVAQAEDHVSPTGSYGAHSDSRSYLADSRQSAGYVPTPPRSHGVTPMQQPSVPSVGQPEQMLEDPSLTDFLHNVLHPGQSAHTPNHPHPRTETTWNGNSVPRDLMDFSQDLSMDFNDLDTVLAGSWDGWLDPALMPSNMDKPTTTSDMSTPSIDDSINLGSQAYSRSAWKWVPNKERGDNDNALTSVLVDGHRNRTAPRPQQPALTQPLHRSDRDRIVALLLSGVLDIFLDDSLLTMEHSIDSWIHVPTFQPAHVIPELLTLVIAQGAVLSTSSHAQKFGYALQEKGRLSLPDMFERDHSMTRSLQALQAYATCLHVGTWSGNKRTMELAECAAMPPVTMIRRSGGFRRSRGTASGPSREDTGAALQQKWRNWIEAESFKRLAYHVFLYSVQVSSGFQTPPLSSYAEIRLELPAPQALWRARTAEEWRDQYFAHGLGAPLPTFVSRMSGPQTMGSARGKIDLELSLYLVLMTPPTKAQTSGQMQWAGTMLASSKREELRRLLDSFYVVIEQWNVFVPKEVHMFSQLLRMNLCVAFEDLQLLAGKEGEDEARRVYPSLKQWYRSPECREAMWHAGQVVRAARRPAGRSPNAAHSPTPDVPWLRDFNAVAPYHAELALWAYGLLSRAIYLEQNYSSVQHGHPTHHTPVLDYDGAPVRIDGDDEELSAIERHRFIAMNKGRAVISAIPPWSEEAKARVPGHGQSASSIIGVVAARGPAQEPAHGRPDTVPLDDPKIVMEVVMHALTPSSQPPMSTARQSTPVAGPQRPAMVENLIQLMRDLGEAASAV
- a CDS encoding FAD-dependent monooxygenase atnJ, which gives rise to MKNTHAADSGANGTNPSNGSLGPHDNGVTTGLQGLGKEQPLTILIVGAGIGGLTAGIALRQAGHIVKIFESSGFASETGAAIHLPPNTNGIMRRLGIIAQDFGSNPMCMMKESDGQGNVIRGMDMRKMNKIWQHAWLLAHRIHLHDALKRMAISEAGEGRPCELHTRSRVQNVDEVNGVITFEHGGTATGGVVIGADGVHSIARNSIDPDTKPFGSGKSAFRFLIPKETIKNDPITSHLVDEDGELKIWYEDDRRIVMYPTSNNTILNFVCIHPSSESDASRLALIGDAAHPFLPHQGQGAGAAIEDAASIAVVLPLGTTPSQVPARLSLYDTIRHERATKIQTISRIIGGDNLQKKKELDMFGFTNYNFGHDEFDHSAQKFREYQWSLVEKKYSRMPLAFGPMPGPRQDHYGNPRSGAYSTFTTASIQFKTSATLLRTLLPPGREGYKFSAPGTVAYASFSCTTLNNMAWLGGGGYNHIGLYIHGVEYTSPSSGETYKGAYMPILFENLVDPIVSGREELGMPKLYSSIDIARRSGSYHIRTGWQGVNWGTLSLTGLTEATTATPTSMTGSNDEGILVHRYIPAVGKEMKGEAEADYAVFDKFSDAVPQAKVTRTLIAKDAKFSIDGMSWDELPTLHHVIERLAELPVYEIVGAKVAEGTGVSDVSSAKPC